A genomic window from Chlorobium phaeobacteroides DSM 266 includes:
- a CDS encoding calcium/sodium antiporter produces the protein MLLFLLSVVVGLVLLVWSAGRFVDGSAVAARYFRVPPLLIGMVIVGFGTSAPEMTVSVISASQGNPDIALGNVFGSNITNIALILGLTALLSPIAVHSRVLRKELPVLSLITAIAAFLMYDGMFSRQDATLLLILFALLLGWTVREGIMKSGDEFAVEMESELEQHPMPLGKALLLVAAGLILLLVSSRMLVWGAVGIAGALGVSDIVIGLTVVAVGTSLPELASSLAAVRKGEHDIALGNVIGSNLFNILAVAGVAGAIYPATIDPSVFSRDIMIMLLLTVSLFVIGYGFRGQGTGRINRIEGALLLSCYVGYTIYLVSTNFG, from the coding sequence ATGCTGCTTTTTCTGCTCTCTGTTGTCGTTGGTCTTGTCCTTCTTGTCTGGAGCGCCGGACGCTTCGTTGACGGATCCGCCGTCGCTGCCCGGTATTTCAGGGTTCCGCCACTGCTTATCGGCATGGTAATCGTAGGGTTCGGCACCTCCGCTCCTGAAATGACCGTTTCAGTTATCTCCGCTTCGCAGGGGAATCCCGATATTGCGCTCGGTAACGTTTTCGGCTCTAATATTACGAACATCGCACTCATTCTCGGTCTGACCGCGCTACTCAGCCCGATTGCCGTACACTCTCGCGTGCTTCGCAAGGAGCTGCCTGTTCTTTCGCTCATAACAGCGATTGCTGCATTCCTGATGTACGACGGCATGTTCAGTCGGCAGGATGCCACCCTTTTGCTGATTCTTTTCGCCCTCCTGCTGGGTTGGACGGTACGGGAAGGTATCATGAAATCGGGCGATGAGTTCGCCGTCGAAATGGAGAGCGAGCTGGAGCAGCATCCGATGCCGCTCGGCAAGGCGCTCCTGCTTGTCGCAGCAGGACTGATTCTGCTGCTGGTCAGTTCGCGAATGCTGGTCTGGGGAGCTGTCGGCATTGCCGGAGCCCTTGGAGTGAGCGATATCGTGATCGGCCTGACCGTGGTAGCCGTCGGCACTTCCCTGCCGGAACTCGCGTCATCGCTTGCTGCCGTACGAAAGGGAGAGCACGATATTGCGCTCGGCAACGTGATTGGTTCGAACCTCTTCAACATCCTTGCCGTTGCCGGCGTGGCTGGAGCAATCTACCCTGCCACTATCGATCCCTCGGTTTTTTCTCGGGACATTATGATCATGCTGCTGCTGACCGTTTCGCTTTTTGTCATCGGTTATGGATTCCGCGGTCAGGGAACAGGGCGGATAAACAGAATCGAGGGAGCTCTGCTTTTGAGCTGTTACGTTGGTTATACGATCTATCTCGTTTCGACAAACTTCGGTTAA
- a CDS encoding exonuclease SbcCD subunit D C-terminal domain-containing protein, which translates to MKCLHTSDWHLGRTLYGRSRYSEFSAFLDWLSALIEKEKVDLLLVAGDVFDTTVPGSRAQELYYGFLNKVARSTVCRHVVITSGNHDSPSLLDAPKALLRTLDVHVAGSVTDDPMNDEVLVLRDKTGKAEAVVCAVPHLRDRDIRSVGPGESMQDKSLKLLEGIERHYREVCRAGEERRVQEGGRIPMIVMGHLFTAGGQTIDNDGVREIYAGSLAHVSRSIFPPGIDYLALGHLHVPQIVGGEEHLRYSGSPIPMGFGEASQQKMVVLVEFTEGERLITEIPIPCFQPLERISGTLQAITDRIFELKAAGSKAWLEIEYTGDDLSGDLRGLLDNAVKGSLLEIRRIKNNRIVALALKQLSEDESLDELGELDVFNRCLDAAKVPQTQRPELLQAYQEILVSLHEDEKKIKSEPRE; encoded by the coding sequence ATGAAATGTCTTCATACTTCCGACTGGCATTTAGGCCGAACTCTTTATGGCAGGAGCCGATACAGCGAGTTTTCAGCTTTTCTCGACTGGCTTTCAGCTCTCATTGAAAAGGAAAAGGTCGATCTGCTTCTCGTGGCCGGAGATGTGTTCGATACCACGGTGCCGGGTAGTCGGGCTCAGGAGCTCTACTATGGATTTCTCAACAAGGTTGCCCGATCGACGGTTTGCCGGCATGTGGTGATCACCTCCGGTAACCACGATTCTCCGTCGCTTCTCGATGCTCCGAAAGCTCTTCTGCGTACGCTCGATGTGCATGTGGCAGGCTCGGTGACCGACGATCCGATGAACGACGAAGTACTGGTGCTTCGAGACAAAACCGGAAAGGCTGAAGCTGTCGTGTGCGCCGTGCCGCATCTGCGTGATCGCGATATCCGTAGTGTGGGGCCGGGCGAAAGCATGCAAGACAAAAGTCTCAAGCTACTCGAAGGCATTGAGCGCCATTACCGCGAAGTGTGCAGGGCAGGGGAGGAACGGCGGGTTCAGGAGGGAGGGCGTATTCCCATGATCGTCATGGGCCATCTGTTTACGGCCGGAGGTCAAACCATTGATAACGACGGTGTTCGCGAAATCTATGCGGGCTCCCTTGCCCATGTGAGCCGTTCGATTTTTCCTCCGGGAATAGACTATCTTGCGCTCGGCCATCTGCATGTTCCGCAGATTGTAGGAGGCGAAGAGCATCTGCGTTACAGCGGATCGCCAATACCTATGGGGTTTGGCGAGGCCAGCCAGCAGAAAATGGTTGTGCTTGTTGAATTTACGGAGGGCGAACGGCTGATCACCGAAATTCCGATACCCTGTTTTCAGCCGCTCGAACGCATCAGCGGTACGCTGCAGGCCATAACTGACCGCATTTTCGAATTGAAGGCTGCAGGCAGCAAGGCCTGGCTGGAGATCGAGTATACCGGCGACGATCTTTCCGGAGACCTGAGAGGTCTGCTTGACAATGCCGTGAAAGGGTCACTGCTTGAAATCCGCAGAATCAAGAACAACCGGATTGTCGCTCTTGCCCTCAAGCAGCTATCGGAAGACGAATCGCTCGATGAACTCGGAGAACTCGACGTCTTTAATCGTTGCCTCGATGCGGCAAAGGTTCCGCAGACTCAGCGCCCGGAGCTTCTTCAGGCCTATCAGGAGATTCTGGTTTCGCTGCATGAAGATGAGAAGAAGATCAAGAGTGAGCCAAGGGAGTAA
- a CDS encoding potassium channel family protein → MNITKRIRATGILLNTNRRVLLTVGFCLFLSVGFVEILEWLWLSGQLFSDNMWFDIVIVLLLISIPLSLFYAIFHVIHMTLTGASRNLQLGSVLLSYLSVIIVFSGFYYFQSSINDLSDSIEEYRYYEKLRTPAMTNNVTAYGASLHRQASRRAFHGVSKRMWKGVGDKVKNWPDDAGQPPVDKLVEASRLPIRDIVLFDHTAKFSIFLDCLYFSAVTITSTGFGDIVPLSRFNKIIVSLESISGVVLIAIGIAIALGGLGKSSGTDT, encoded by the coding sequence ATGAACATAACAAAGAGAATACGCGCCACAGGCATTCTGCTGAACACCAACCGCCGAGTATTACTGACGGTAGGGTTTTGTTTGTTTCTGTCTGTCGGTTTTGTTGAAATACTCGAATGGTTGTGGCTGTCAGGGCAGTTGTTCAGCGATAATATGTGGTTTGATATCGTTATTGTCCTGCTTCTCATTTCAATTCCGCTTTCGCTCTTTTATGCCATCTTTCATGTTATCCACATGACCTTGACAGGGGCTTCGAGAAATCTCCAGCTTGGGAGCGTGCTTTTGTCGTACTTGTCGGTTATCATCGTCTTTTCCGGTTTCTATTATTTTCAGTCGTCTATAAACGATTTAAGCGATTCAATAGAAGAATATCGTTATTACGAAAAGTTGCGCACTCCCGCAATGACGAACAATGTTACAGCCTATGGGGCATCGCTGCATCGTCAAGCTTCGCGGCGTGCCTTTCATGGCGTGTCAAAAAGAATGTGGAAAGGTGTCGGAGACAAGGTGAAAAATTGGCCTGACGACGCAGGACAGCCGCCGGTTGATAAACTTGTAGAGGCAAGCAGATTGCCGATCAGGGATATTGTTTTATTTGATCATACGGCAAAATTTTCGATTTTTCTCGACTGCCTCTATTTCAGCGCCGTCACGATAACCTCAACCGGATTTGGCGATATCGTTCCTTTAAGCAGATTCAACAAAATCATTGTCTCTCTTGAATCGATATCAGGAGTCGTTCTTATCGCCATAGGCATAGCAATTGCTCTTGGGGGATTAGGAAAATCTTCCGGTACCGACACCTGA
- a CDS encoding type II toxin-antitoxin system MqsR family toxin encodes MEKRTPHYKSMTTHHDHKLWQDVYHGMTVYIKVTDSDDDRPPVIQFKAR; translated from the coding sequence ATGGAGAAAAGAACACCCCATTACAAGTCGATGACTACCCATCATGACCATAAGCTCTGGCAGGACGTTTATCATGGAATGACGGTTTATATAAAAGTAACGGACTCCGACGATGACCGGCCACCGGTGATTCAGTTCAAGGCCAGATAA
- a CDS encoding type II TA system antitoxin MqsA family protein: MIMNTTQCPSCGHKGMIDKVLEETLTYGGKSMTLHDMHGRFCPECGEGIWDEESCRRYTEAQEGLVRAIKGDPAADIRRIRRKLKLTQAQLASSFGVGKVAFSRYERGETRPPAPLLKLLKLIDRHPDLLNEIEKM, from the coding sequence ATGATCATGAATACTACACAATGTCCATCATGCGGTCATAAAGGGATGATCGACAAGGTTTTGGAAGAAACGCTCACGTATGGGGGTAAATCGATGACGTTGCATGACATGCACGGCAGGTTCTGCCCTGAATGTGGAGAAGGAATATGGGATGAAGAGAGTTGCCGGCGCTATACGGAAGCTCAGGAGGGGCTGGTACGCGCGATCAAAGGCGACCCCGCAGCCGACATCCGACGCATCCGCAGAAAGCTGAAGCTGACCCAGGCGCAGCTCGCCTCATCGTTCGGAGTCGGCAAAGTCGCATTCTCCCGTTACGAGCGAGGGGAAACCAGGCCGCCTGCACCGTTGCTCAAGTTGCTGAAACTCATTGACCGGCACCCCGATCTGCTGAACGAGATCGAAAAAATGTAA
- a CDS encoding type II toxin-antitoxin system RelE family toxin: MVWKIEFASSAEKELARLDKSAARRIVKYLRERVAIDPRASGKSLRGDHAGLWRYRIGDYRVICEILDEKVSVLVVRVGHRKEVYR; the protein is encoded by the coding sequence TTGGTCTGGAAGATTGAGTTTGCCTCATCGGCTGAAAAAGAGCTGGCCAGGCTGGATAAGTCCGCTGCCAGACGGATTGTCAAATACCTCCGTGAACGGGTTGCGATAGACCCGCGGGCTTCCGGCAAATCATTACGAGGCGATCATGCCGGGTTGTGGCGATACCGTATCGGAGATTATCGGGTGATTTGCGAAATCCTCGATGAAAAAGTTTCAGTTCTTGTTGTCCGGGTCGGGCATCGGAAAGAGGTTTACCGGTAA
- the relB gene encoding type II toxin-antitoxin system RelB family antitoxin has translation MEKEKADRMIGIRIPKSVGERLDNLAKRTGRTRTWYIREAIMEHLDDLEDIYLAEQVLERVRRGEEPVTGIDEVERRLGLED, from the coding sequence ATGGAAAAAGAGAAAGCGGATCGGATGATCGGCATCCGCATTCCGAAAAGTGTTGGCGAGCGGCTTGATAATCTTGCCAAAAGAACCGGTCGTACCAGGACCTGGTACATCCGCGAGGCCATTATGGAGCATCTCGACGATCTTGAAGATATCTATCTGGCCGAACAGGTTCTGGAGCGGGTGAGACGTGGTGAAGAGCCGGTGACCGGCATAGATGAAGTGGAGCGTCGTCTTGGTCTGGAAGATTGA
- a CDS encoding ribbon-helix-helix domain-containing protein encodes MGKTKVAVTIDAATIIKIDRLVNAKVFANRSQAIQEALYEKIERIEHNRLAEECAKLDAVEERQLAEEGMNREIDAWPEY; translated from the coding sequence ATGGGAAAAACAAAAGTTGCCGTAACCATTGATGCCGCGACCATCATAAAAATTGACCGGCTTGTCAATGCGAAGGTTTTTGCCAATCGCAGTCAGGCAATACAGGAAGCACTGTATGAAAAAATCGAGCGCATCGAGCACAACAGACTGGCCGAAGAATGCGCAAAACTTGATGCTGTCGAAGAGCGCCAACTCGCGGAAGAAGGGATGAACAGAGAGATTGACGCATGGCCGGAATACTGA
- a CDS encoding type II toxin-antitoxin system PemK/MazF family toxin, protein MAGILRGDIRWADLNSTRGNEQSGLRPVLVVSHDVFNDRSGTVIAIALTSQPQKAGFPLTMPIESAALPKKSWVKISQIRTLSTERIGSRIGRLSAEELIRVIEGLNEIIGKGC, encoded by the coding sequence ATGGCCGGAATACTGAGGGGTGATATCCGATGGGCCGACCTCAACTCGACGCGGGGAAATGAGCAATCCGGCCTCCGACCTGTTCTGGTGGTAAGCCATGATGTGTTTAATGACCGATCAGGAACTGTTATTGCAATAGCATTGACAAGCCAGCCGCAAAAAGCGGGTTTTCCGCTTACCATGCCGATTGAATCAGCCGCTCTTCCGAAAAAATCGTGGGTTAAAATCAGCCAGATCAGAACACTGTCAACAGAACGGATCGGAAGCAGAATCGGAAGGCTTTCAGCCGAAGAGCTGATTCGGGTTATCGAAGGCCTCAATGAGATTATCGGAAAAGGCTGTTGA
- a CDS encoding CopG family ribbon-helix-helix protein: protein MSTITVNISFQDSLLKEIDKIAKKEHRSRSELLREAARLYIQRQRQWEELFMLGDRMTEEKQLSLKNVEEEILAARRNRTESR, encoded by the coding sequence ATGAGCACCATCACCGTCAACATCTCCTTTCAGGATTCGTTGTTGAAGGAAATCGACAAGATCGCCAAAAAGGAGCACCGCAGCCGTTCCGAACTTCTGCGTGAAGCCGCACGGCTCTACATTCAACGCCAGCGGCAATGGGAAGAGCTGTTCATGCTTGGTGACCGGATGACGGAAGAAAAACAACTGAGCCTGAAGAATGTCGAGGAAGAGATCCTGGCTGCTCGCAGGAACAGGACCGAAAGCCGATGA
- a CDS encoding helix-turn-helix domain-containing protein: MARPAVITDEMECLAKKIVKEANTARELRAGLSILIPKTCDITYSETAELLGISVPTVVRIHRDISNQAAGKATPKGSWGGRRRQTLSLDEEARFLAEWVEKAEQGGVLVVPPIHTALEQRLGKTVAVSTVYRMLARHGWRKVEPDTCHPKQNMEEQEEFKKNSQRYWYKPPSKMY; encoded by the coding sequence ATGGCTCGACCGGCAGTAATCACGGACGAAATGGAATGCTTAGCCAAAAAGATTGTAAAAGAAGCAAATACCGCTCGAGAACTGAGAGCAGGCTTGAGTATTCTTATCCCGAAAACCTGTGATATCACATACTCTGAAACGGCAGAACTTCTTGGTATTAGTGTGCCTACTGTAGTGCGTATCCATCGAGATATTAGCAATCAAGCTGCCGGAAAAGCAACGCCTAAGGGTAGCTGGGGTGGACGAAGGAGGCAAACGCTTAGTTTAGATGAGGAGGCCCGGTTTCTTGCTGAATGGGTAGAGAAAGCAGAACAAGGTGGCGTACTGGTTGTTCCTCCAATTCATACAGCATTGGAACAACGACTTGGAAAAACAGTTGCAGTGTCTACGGTTTATAGAATGTTGGCACGTCATGGTTGGCGTAAGGTCGAACCAGATACGTGTCACCCAAAACAAAATATGGAGGAGCAGGAAGAGTTTAAAAAAAACTCCCAGAGATACTGGTACAAGCCGCCAAGCAAAATGTACTGA
- a CDS encoding transposase gives MFQDEARFGRISDPRKCWAPKPFRPIVKLALVREYIYAYAAISPQDGVIDWMLGGKMDTVSMGAFLRQVSHKHPEEFVMMVVDGAPSHRAEHLRVPKNMVLVKLPPYSPELNPVEHLWDELREKEFANRVFETLGAVIAQAARGLKNMEEHPDGLRSLTGWDWILKSF, from the coding sequence ATGTTTCAGGATGAGGCTCGGTTCGGAAGGATAAGTGATCCTCGAAAATGCTGGGCTCCAAAGCCTTTTCGTCCTATAGTTAAGTTAGCTCTTGTAAGAGAGTATATCTATGCATATGCAGCAATATCTCCACAAGATGGTGTAATTGACTGGATGTTAGGCGGCAAAATGGACACGGTGAGTATGGGCGCATTTCTCAGGCAGGTCTCTCATAAACATCCGGAAGAGTTTGTCATGATGGTTGTGGATGGAGCGCCTTCTCACCGTGCAGAGCATTTAAGGGTGCCAAAGAACATGGTGCTTGTAAAGCTTCCTCCGTATTCACCGGAATTAAATCCTGTTGAGCATCTTTGGGATGAATTGCGAGAGAAAGAATTTGCTAATCGCGTATTTGAGACTCTTGGAGCTGTTATCGCACAAGCAGCGAGAGGACTGAAAAATATGGAAGAACATCCTGACGGACTTCGGTCTTTAACGGGTTGGGATTGGATATTAAAATCATTTTGA
- a CDS encoding DUF4160 domain-containing protein, which translates to MFFGIIIYMYYFDNREHAKPHIHAIYAEYEAIISRVPRKSCSAPGLLR; encoded by the coding sequence ATGTTTTTTGGAATAATCATTTACATGTATTATTTCGATAACAGGGAACATGCAAAACCGCATATTCATGCCATTTATGCTGAATATGAAGCAATTATCTCAAGGGTACCTCGAAAAAGTTGTTCCGCACCCGGATTGCTGCGTTGA
- a CDS encoding DUF4160 domain-containing protein produces MLNMKQLSQGYLEKVVPHPDCCVDRCSKSSSRKLSGLRFRSLSRFIGTPSALHSGRSRHFFEIPSIPEGNVLSGEIPGNKLKLITAWIEIHQEELMADWKLAVEGQQPFKIEPLR; encoded by the coding sequence ATGCTGAATATGAAGCAATTATCTCAAGGGTACCTCGAAAAAGTTGTTCCGCACCCGGATTGCTGCGTTGATCGGTGCTCGAAATCCTCATCCCGAAAGCTTTCGGGACTCCGGTTTCGTAGTTTATCCCGATTTATCGGGACTCCGTCCGCCTTGCACTCTGGGCGCTCACGACACTTTTTCGAGATACCCTCAATACCGGAGGGCAATGTATTGTCTGGCGAAATTCCGGGCAATAAACTCAAACTGATAACCGCCTGGATTGAAATTCATCAGGAAGAATTGATGGCTGACTGGAAACTTGCCGTTGAAGGTCAGCAGCCATTTAAAATCGAACCACTGAGGTAA
- a CDS encoding DUF2442 domain-containing protein — protein sequence MLKVKNVIANDDYTLFVELSDGRSGIFDVKPYLEKGVFTQLQDLSYFKQVKPFFCGIVWPNEQDLSADTLVHGLKQVKAA from the coding sequence ATGCTGAAGGTTAAAAATGTCATTGCAAATGATGACTATACATTATTCGTTGAATTGTCCGATGGACGATCCGGAATTTTCGACGTAAAGCCCTATCTGGAGAAAGGGGTATTCACACAATTACAGGACCTGTCATACTTCAAGCAGGTGAAGCCTTTTTTCTGCGGTATCGTCTGGCCGAACGAGCAGGATTTGAGCGCTGACACCCTGGTTCATGGATTGAAACAGGTTAAAGCCGCATAG
- a CDS encoding YlcI/YnfO family protein, producing MKSATLPSLRVEPELRKAVEAVLQEGETLSTFIESSLRANIERRLNQKEFIDRGLASRDRARQSNSYIDAESVIGELRGMHEKAGKRSA from the coding sequence ATGAAAAGCGCTACACTGCCATCGCTCCGCGTCGAGCCGGAACTTCGCAAAGCTGTCGAAGCGGTGCTTCAGGAGGGCGAAACCCTCTCAACCTTCATCGAATCTTCGCTGCGAGCCAACATTGAACGGCGGTTGAACCAAAAAGAGTTCATAGACCGGGGTCTGGCTTCGCGGGATCGTGCACGACAATCGAACTCGTATATCGATGCGGAAAGCGTGATCGGGGAACTCAGGGGCATGCACGAAAAAGCCGGAAAGCGATCGGCATGA
- a CDS encoding type II toxin-antitoxin system RelE/ParE family toxin — MTFRERFTPEAREDIVHLYAFLPENDLKAAENALEAIERGMAFLREFPFSCRKADPHTPFLRELLIPFGNSGYVALFEIENSHTITILAVRHQREDDYL, encoded by the coding sequence ATGACATTCAGGGAACGGTTCACTCCCGAAGCCAGAGAGGATATCGTCCACCTTTATGCGTTCCTGCCTGAAAACGATCTGAAGGCTGCAGAGAATGCGCTCGAAGCCATTGAAAGAGGCATGGCATTTCTTCGGGAGTTCCCCTTCAGTTGCAGAAAAGCCGATCCCCATACGCCATTCCTCCGCGAACTGCTGATCCCCTTCGGCAACTCGGGTTATGTAGCGCTTTTCGAGATCGAGAACAGCCACACCATCACCATTCTTGCCGTCCGCCACCAGCGCGAAGACGATTACCTGTAG
- a CDS encoding type II toxin-antitoxin system PemK/MazF family toxin: MKRGLVVTIALQGDYGKPRPALIVQSDYFSGHPSVTVLPITSELRQTPLFRIDVEPESGNGLRKRSQIMVDKIQTVPAEKIGKAIGILDEATMMEVNRALALWSGFAGNPG, encoded by the coding sequence ATGAAACGTGGATTGGTAGTAACGATCGCCTTGCAGGGGGATTACGGCAAACCTCGGCCTGCTTTGATTGTACAATCCGATTATTTTTCAGGACATCCGTCGGTAACCGTTTTACCGATTACCAGTGAGTTGCGTCAGACGCCGTTATTCAGAATTGATGTCGAGCCTGAATCCGGTAATGGATTGCGTAAGCGTTCCCAGATCATGGTCGATAAAATACAGACCGTTCCGGCAGAAAAAATCGGCAAAGCCATCGGTATTCTTGACGAAGCAACCATGATGGAAGTCAACAGGGCGCTTGCGCTTTGGTCAGGATTTGCCGGTAATCCAGGGTGA
- a CDS encoding antitoxin MazE family protein, with protein MKVVTERVKRYRDKLRERGLRPVQIWVADTRRPGFELECRRQSALLKSDAHEKEVLEFLERAADREGWEA; from the coding sequence ATGAAGGTTGTTACTGAAAGAGTAAAGCGGTACAGAGACAAGCTTCGGGAGCGAGGGTTGAGACCTGTACAGATATGGGTGGCAGATACGCGACGCCCGGGATTCGAACTGGAATGTCGCCGTCAATCGGCGTTGCTCAAGTCGGATGCTCATGAAAAGGAGGTGCTTGAATTCCTTGAGCGGGCAGCAGACCGGGAAGGTTGGGAAGCATGA
- a CDS encoding transposase, with amino-acid sequence MPRGARLDAPGSLHHVMVRGVERTAIVFDDEDRLDFLNRIGKAAEKTGTVIYAWAQMNNHAHLLLRSGSAGLPTFMRKVLTGYSVSFNKRHHRTGHLFQNRYKSILCEEEPYFIKLVSYIHLNPLRAGLVTSLEELERYPWSGHAAIMGMGEHAWQDTEYVLQQFGRTIGSARKAYVEFVRDQIQLGRQPELTGGGLVRSAGGWSEVLSMRQRGERQFSDERILGSGEFAEEVLGEVGDAQKEMMPMQLRRADAHGMLERECAEKGLSVEALQAGSRNREYSSLRRELAGKFVIEMGLSHADVARMLGISRAGVSMLVRR; translated from the coding sequence ATGCCAAGAGGAGCGAGACTGGATGCGCCGGGGTCGTTGCATCATGTGATGGTTCGGGGTGTCGAGAGGACGGCGATTGTTTTTGATGATGAAGACCGTCTGGATTTCCTGAACCGGATAGGCAAAGCGGCGGAGAAAACCGGAACGGTGATCTATGCCTGGGCGCAGATGAACAATCACGCGCATCTGCTGCTTCGGAGTGGATCGGCAGGTTTGCCGACGTTCATGCGGAAAGTGCTGACGGGATATTCGGTATCGTTCAACAAGCGTCATCATCGAACGGGACATCTGTTCCAGAACCGCTACAAATCGATACTCTGCGAAGAGGAACCCTATTTCATCAAGCTGGTCAGTTATATCCATCTGAATCCCTTGAGGGCAGGATTGGTCACTTCACTGGAAGAGCTGGAGCGATATCCGTGGAGCGGCCATGCGGCGATCATGGGCATGGGTGAACATGCCTGGCAGGATACGGAGTATGTTCTGCAGCAATTCGGCAGAACAATAGGGTCAGCCCGGAAAGCCTATGTTGAGTTCGTTCGTGATCAGATACAACTTGGTCGTCAGCCGGAATTGACCGGTGGAGGACTGGTGCGATCGGCAGGAGGATGGTCTGAGGTGTTGTCGATGCGGCAACGGGGCGAGCGTCAGTTTAGCGATGAGCGAATATTGGGGAGCGGTGAGTTTGCCGAAGAGGTGCTCGGAGAGGTTGGGGATGCACAAAAGGAGATGATGCCGATGCAGTTGCGTCGGGCCGATGCCCATGGGATGCTCGAAAGGGAGTGTGCAGAAAAAGGTTTGTCGGTTGAAGCACTCCAGGCCGGAAGTCGGAACAGGGAATATTCTTCGCTAAGGCGGGAGCTTGCCGGGAAGTTCGTCATTGAAATGGGCCTGTCTCATGCGGATGTTGCGAGGATGCTGGGTATTTCAAGGGCAGGTGTGAGTATGCTGGTGCGTCGATAA